In Clostridium omnivorum, the DNA window AGATTTCAATAATTCTCCCCTTAGGTACTCCCCCTAAACCTAGAGCAATATCAAGATCAAGACAACCTGTTGAAACAACATCTAAATTGAGCACACTATGCTCACCAAGTTTCATGATTGAACCTTTTCCGAACTGTTTTTCTATCTGGCCCATTGCGGCTTCAATAGCTTTCATTTTATCCATATCCATAACTATTCCCTTTTAGGGTCACATCCTTTCACGAACATTTGTTCTAATGTAATTATATACTATATGAGTATAAAGGTCAACTATATAATAAAAGTTCCTGCTACGGCAAGGAACTTTTAATTTTAATTATATCCATGTTTAAAATATATAATCATTTATCTATCTTTATCACATTTTTGTTTTTAACAAAATAGTCAACACCAGAAATTATAGTTACAATTATTGCTATCGGCATTGTTATTTCTTTTGCTATAGTAAAATAATAATTTCCAAAATCAATATTTACTAGTGCAAATATTATAGCAACAATTTGAATGAAGGTTTTAATTTTTCCCCACCAACTAGCAGCTATGACAATCCCCTCTGATGCTGCTATTGTTCTTAAACCTGTAACCGCAAACTCCCTTGCAATTATTATAACAGCTGCCCAAGTTGATATTATATGAAAATCAACAAGGGATATTAAAGCAGCTGTAACTAGAAGTTTATCTGCTAAAGGGTCCATAAATTTTCCAAAATTTGTAATTTGATTTCTACTTCTAGCAATATATCCATCAAGCTTATCTGTTATTGAAGCAATAATAAAAACACCTGTAGCTATGATAGTTCCATATGGAATATCTTTAATAGCAATAAAAATAAGGAATACCGGCACTAAAAAGATTCTTATTAGTGTAAGTTTGTTAGCAAGATTCATTAAAAACAACTCCTATTAAATCATATTCTAGAGATTCAACAATTTTAATGTTAATTAATTCACCTTTATTTATTATTTTATCACATTTAAAGGTAATTTCACCATCTATTTCAGGAGCCATTTCGTAGCTTCGCCCAAAATAAACCCCACCTCTATTGCCTTCAACAATAACTTCATATATATTACCTACTTTAGCAGCATTTTTTTCTTTGGAAATTTGCTGCTGTATAAGCATCAATTCACTTTTGCGCAATTCTTTTGTTTCTTCATCAATTTGATTTGGCATTTCTGCAGCTAAAGTTTCCTCTTCTTGAGAATAGCTGAATACTCCTAATTTGTCAAATTTAATATCTTTTATAAATTCTTTTAGTTCCATAAAATCGTCTTCGGTTTCACCAGGAAAACCTACAATAAGAGTAGTTCTTAAACTAAGGCCATTTATTTCAGCTCTCATTTTATTTATATTATTTAGAATTTCTTCTTTACGGCCCCTTCTTCTCATACTTTTTAGTATATTATTGCTTATATGCTGTATAGGCATGTCTAGATACTTGCATACTTTTTCATTATTGGCCATTTCATAAACTAACTCATCTGTAATTTCTTCAGGATAGCAATAAAGCAATCTTATCCACTTTACTCCATCTATAGCCGAAATTGCTCTTATAAGCTCAGGCAATTTCTTTTCTTTATATAGGTCTATACCATATTTAGTTGTATCCTGAGCAACTAGTATTATTTCTTTCACACCATTCTTTGCCAGTTGTTCAGCTTCTAATACTATATCATCAATTTTTCTACTCCTATATTTTCCTCTAATTTTAGGGATTACACAGTAAGCACAAAAGTTATTGCAACCTTCTGCAATTCTTAAATATGCAGTATGGTTTCCAGTTGTCAGAACTCTTTCACCTTCATTTATCATGTTATCACTATAATCACAATAGCTTAATTTATCACTAGTTTCCATGAACTCACTTATGCTATCTTCTAGCTTGTCATAA includes these proteins:
- the pgsA gene encoding CDP-diacylglycerol--glycerol-3-phosphate 3-phosphatidyltransferase; translated protein: MNLANKLTLIRIFLVPVFLIFIAIKDIPYGTIIATGVFIIASITDKLDGYIARSRNQITNFGKFMDPLADKLLVTAALISLVDFHIISTWAAVIIIAREFAVTGLRTIAASEGIVIAASWWGKIKTFIQIVAIIFALVNIDFGNYYFTIAKEITMPIAIIVTIISGVDYFVKNKNVIKIDK
- the rimO gene encoding 30S ribosomal protein S12 methylthiotransferase RimO — its product is MNKLKFGIVSLGCDKNRLDSEMVIGKLSKKYDLVIDPREADIILVNTCGFIESSKQESINTILEMAEYKEKYNCKVLIVSGCLSQRYKDELMELMPEIDIMLGVNNYDKLEDSISEFMETSDKLSYCDYSDNMINEGERVLTTGNHTAYLRIAEGCNNFCAYCVIPKIRGKYRSRKIDDIVLEAEQLAKNGVKEIILVAQDTTKYGIDLYKEKKLPELIRAISAIDGVKWIRLLYCYPEEITDELVYEMANNEKVCKYLDMPIQHISNNILKSMRRRGRKEEILNNINKMRAEINGLSLRTTLIVGFPGETEDDFMELKEFIKDIKFDKLGVFSYSQEEETLAAEMPNQIDEETKELRKSELMLIQQQISKEKNAAKVGNIYEVIVEGNRGGVYFGRSYEMAPEIDGEITFKCDKIINKGELINIKIVESLEYDLIGVVFNESC